A single window of Pseudoduganella plicata DNA harbors:
- a CDS encoding MATE family efflux transporter, whose product MPYSFSRSNVHREASSLWQLAWPVLVGQLATVGMAVADVAMTGHTSADELAAVSLGASVWSIILVTVNGIMMAINTVVAHEVGAGAFDKIAHSVRQALWKAVGVGLFAALMANLATLLFDHLYLAPAVSERASMFVHIISIGLIPFAAYRALYGYSASINHTKPVMVIAIIGLLVNVAINWVLVFGNLGMPKMGALGCAVATGVVVWLDLIAMVLWIRIAPAYRQTYPFTRWEWPHWPEIWSMLKLGVPIGVTYFAEVSVFGAVSLLIARFGVVTVSAHQIALNFASLTFMVPLSFGIGMITRVGQALGEGNPQQARFASLVGLSMSVGFAVLSAVFIAVFRHQIAAAYTSDPAVQAMCAHLLLFAALFQLSDAAQVAASCAIRGYKVTRSPMVIQLIAFWGVALPLGCVLGLAPDWVPFAPAEPLSATGFWIGLVLGLTVAAVLLTVSLLRLSKARALAVAEQ is encoded by the coding sequence ATGCCCTATTCCTTCTCCCGTTCCAACGTCCATCGCGAAGCATCGAGCCTGTGGCAACTGGCGTGGCCCGTGCTGGTCGGCCAGCTGGCCACCGTCGGCATGGCGGTGGCGGACGTGGCGATGACGGGGCATACGAGCGCCGACGAACTGGCGGCCGTGTCGCTGGGGGCGTCGGTCTGGTCGATCATCCTCGTCACCGTCAACGGCATCATGATGGCCATTAATACGGTTGTCGCGCACGAGGTGGGCGCGGGTGCCTTCGACAAGATTGCGCACTCCGTGCGCCAGGCGCTGTGGAAGGCCGTCGGCGTCGGGCTGTTTGCGGCGCTGATGGCCAACCTGGCCACGCTGCTGTTCGACCATCTCTACCTTGCACCCGCCGTCAGCGAACGCGCGTCGATGTTCGTCCACATCATCAGCATCGGCCTGATACCGTTCGCGGCCTACCGCGCGCTGTACGGATACAGCGCCAGCATCAACCACACCAAACCCGTCATGGTGATTGCCATCATCGGGCTGCTCGTGAACGTGGCGATCAACTGGGTGCTCGTGTTCGGCAATCTGGGCATGCCGAAGATGGGCGCGCTGGGCTGCGCGGTGGCGACGGGCGTCGTCGTCTGGCTCGACCTGATCGCAATGGTGCTGTGGATCCGCATCGCACCCGCCTACCGCCAGACCTATCCGTTCACGCGCTGGGAGTGGCCGCACTGGCCGGAGATCTGGAGCATGCTGAAACTGGGCGTGCCGATCGGCGTGACGTACTTCGCCGAGGTGTCCGTGTTCGGCGCCGTCAGCCTGCTGATCGCGCGCTTCGGCGTCGTCACCGTGTCGGCGCACCAGATCGCGCTCAATTTCGCGTCGCTGACGTTCATGGTGCCGCTGTCGTTCGGCATCGGCATGATCACCCGCGTCGGCCAGGCGCTGGGCGAAGGCAATCCGCAGCAGGCCCGCTTCGCTTCGCTGGTCGGCCTGTCGATGTCGGTGGGTTTTGCCGTGCTGTCGGCCGTTTTCATTGCCGTGTTCCGGCACCAGATCGCCGCGGCCTACACGTCCGACCCGGCCGTGCAGGCGATGTGCGCGCATCTGCTGCTGTTCGCCGCGCTGTTCCAGCTGTCGGACGCTGCCCAGGTGGCCGCGTCGTGTGCGATCCGCGGCTACAAGGTCACGCGCAGCCCGATGGTGATCCAGCTGATCGCGTTCTGGGGCGTCGCGCTGCCGCTTGGGTGCGTGCTGGGACTGGCGCCCGACTGGGTGCCGTTCGCGCCAGCCGAGCCGCTGTCGGCCACGGGCTTCTGGATCGGACTCGTACTGGGCCTGACGGTGGCGGCGGTGCTGCTGACGGTGTCGCTGCTGCGGCTCTCGAAGGCGCGCGCGCTGGCGGTTGCCGAACAATAG
- a CDS encoding beta/gamma crystallin-related protein, with amino-acid sequence MKRLLATLVASTLLSQVANAGELTLFEHHGLRGNQVTLHGDAPNLRDGGFNDKASSLIVRSGTWEVCEHKDFGGYCALFRRGEYPDLERFNNNISSAREVQGRRGWRDRDRDHYGDGRRDDRPDGWREGEEERIGHEGWRGGGERRGEAVQLFAGARFEGRTVDVDGDVRTLRDADFNDRAGSLVVRRGTWEVCEHADYGGQCVVFGPGRYPFLEGMNDRISSLRRVR; translated from the coding sequence ATGAAACGCCTCCTTGCCACGCTGGTGGCTTCCACGCTGCTGTCCCAGGTCGCCAACGCCGGCGAGTTGACGCTGTTCGAGCACCACGGCCTGCGCGGCAACCAGGTCACGCTGCATGGCGACGCACCGAACCTGCGCGACGGAGGGTTCAACGACAAGGCGTCCAGCCTGATCGTGCGTTCCGGCACGTGGGAGGTATGCGAGCACAAGGACTTCGGCGGCTACTGCGCGCTGTTCCGGCGCGGCGAATACCCGGACCTGGAACGCTTCAACAACAATATCTCGTCGGCCCGCGAGGTGCAGGGACGACGAGGCTGGCGCGACCGCGACCGCGACCACTATGGCGACGGGCGCCGCGATGACCGTCCCGATGGCTGGCGTGAAGGCGAGGAGGAGCGCATCGGCCATGAAGGCTGGCGCGGTGGCGGGGAGCGGCGCGGCGAGGCGGTGCAGCTGTTCGCCGGCGCGCGCTTCGAAGGCAGGACCGTGGATGTGGATGGCGACGTGCGCACCTTGCGCGATGCAGACTTCAATGACCGCGCCGGCTCCCTCGTCGTCCGCCGCGGCACGTGGGAAGTGTGCGAACACGCCGACTACGGCGGCCAGTGCGTGGTGTTCGGACCGGGGCGCTATCCCTTCCTGGAAGGGATGAACGACCGCATTTCGTCGCTGCGAAGGGTGCGCTGA